In Solanum pennellii chromosome 7, SPENNV200, the following are encoded in one genomic region:
- the LOC107026064 gene encoding ribulose-1,5 bisphosphate carboxylase/oxygenase large subunit N-methyltransferase, chloroplastic isoform X2 — MLEKEDLLLTTILGKGKGCFLFLLHLSSLLIRCQKWSNSDAGDVLKQYNVPDWPFIATYLISEASLMKSSRWSNYISALPRQPYSLLYWTQSELDRYLEASQIRQRAVERINNVIGTYNDLRLRIFSKHPDLFPEEIFNIETFNWSFGILFSRLVRLPSMDGRVALVPWADMLNHNCEVETFLDYDKSSQGIVFTTDRAYLPGEQVFISYGRKSNGELLLSYGFVPKEGTNPSDSVEVSLALKKSDKCYKEKVEALKKHRLSASECFPVQVTGWPLELMAFAYLVVSPPSMSRQFEEMAAAASNKATSKKDIKYPEIEEDALQFILDSCESSISKYSKFLQASGEMDLDVTNPKQLNRRVFLKQLAVDLCTSERRILYRSQYILRRRLRDIRSGELRALNLFDGLKNLFK; from the exons ATGCCAGAAATGGAGCAATTCAGATGCTGGTGATGTTTTAAAACAATATAATGTACCAGATTGGCCTTTTATTGCTACATATTTAATAAGTGAGGCAAGCCTCATGAAGTCTTCAAGATGGAGCAACTACATATCTGCCTTGCCTAGGCAGCCTTACTCTCTCTTATACTG GACTCAATCAGAGTTAGATAGGTACTTGGAAGCATCACAAATAAGACAGCGGGCAGTTGAAAGGATAAATAACGTCATTGGAAC GTACAATGACTTAAGGCTCAGAATATTTTCCAAGCATCCTGATTTATTTCCTGAAGAG ATATTCAACATAGAGACTTTCAACTGGTCATTTGGAATTCTCTTCTCACGTTTG GTCAGGTTACCCTCTATGGATGGAAGAGTTGCGTTGGTTCCTTGGGCAGATATGTTGAATCATAATTGTGAG GTGGAAACATTTCTTGACTATGATAAATCATCGCAAGGAATCGTCTTTACAACAGACAGGGCATATCTGCCAGGTGAGCAG GTTTTTATATCATATGGAAGGAAATCTAATGGAGAACTTTTGCTTTCATATGGATTTGTTCCTAAAGAAGGGACCAATCCAAGCGATTCAGTTGAAGTGTCATTGGCACTTAAGAAATCTGACAAATGTTACAAAGAGAAGGTGGAAGCTCTAAAGAAGCATCGATTATCAGC ATCGGAATGTTTTCCAGTACAAGTTACTGGTTGGCCACTGGAGTTGATGGCTTTTGCTTATCTAGTGGTCAGTCCACCTAGCATGAGCAGACAGTTTGAAGAG ATGGCTGCTGCTGCATCAAATAAGGCAACATCAAAGAAAGATATCAAGTATCCAGAAATAGAAGAAGATGCATTGCAATTTATTCTCGATAGTTGTGAATCTAGCATATCAAAGTATTCCAAATTCCTTCAG GCAAGTGGAGAAATGGATCTCGATGTAACAAACCCAAAGCAACTAAACAGAAGAGTGTTTCTGAAACAGCTAGCAGTTGACCTGTGTACAAGTGAGCGAAGGATACTCTATCGTAGCCAATAT ATATTGAGGAGAAGATTGAGGGACATAAGGAGTGGAGAATTGAGGGCTCTGAATTTATTTGATGGACTTAAGAACcttttcaaatga